A single Mustelus asterias chromosome 4, sMusAst1.hap1.1, whole genome shotgun sequence DNA region contains:
- the bmp15 gene encoding bone morphogenetic protein 15, with product MEYMASLYKQLADRDGKPKIDRTLLTNTIRFVRPSASVLLADSGHWHIHHVQYNLRYLPELEHLIKVVVVYLHSPLPNQFLVSCEIKCLANYVNLNSIQNGTDIELPIRFILNLNDQWAEADVTPCVFPSPGNSVKKVDLHISYKCMEFGKVKQRTLDKKNYAVHLQMPSLLLYLNDTDETAHQRKEEQPEKQVPKSSSKSRVLSRKPRQLSNIGSDIPNYLHKSPPRNKCKLHSFWVSFEQLGWDHWIVAPHRYNPKFCRGDCPRILHYGYHSPNHAIVQNFINEIVDKNVPRPSCVPLKYSPISVLLKEQNDHIVYKEYKDMIAMSCMCK from the exons ATGGAATACATGGCCAGTCTCTACAAGCAGTTGGCAGACCGGGATGGGAAACCCAAAATTGATCGGACTCTTCTGACTAACACCATTCGGTTTGTCAGACCCAGCGCAAGTGTCCTGCTTGCCGACTCAG GTCATTGGCACATACATCATGTTCAGTACAATCTGCGCTATCTTCCAGAACTGGAGCATTTGATTAAAGTTGTTGTTGTGTACTTGCACAGTCCTCTTCCCAATCAATTTTTGGTTTCCTGTGAAATCAAATGTCTTGCAAATTATGTTAACCTAAACTCCATACAGAATGGCACTGACATAGAATTGCCCATCAGGTTTATATTAAATTTGAATGACCAATGGGCGGAGGCTGATGTAACCCCTTGTGTCTTCCCCTCACCTGGGAATTCTGTGAAGAAAGTCGACCTGCACATCAGTTACAAGTGCATGGAGTTTGGAAAGGTCAAACAAAGAACTTTGGACAAAAAAAATTATGCTGTTCATCTACAAATGCCTTCACTGCTGCTATATTTGAATGATACAGATGAAACTGCACATCAGAGGAAAGAAGAACAACCAGAAAAGCAAGTTCCTAAGAGTTCATCCAAATCCCGTGTCCTATCTAGGAAGCCACGACAATTAAGTAACATTGGCTCAGACATTCCTAACTATCTCCACAAAAGCCCTCCAAGGAACAAATGCAAGCTCCATTCATTCTGGGTAAGCTTTGAGCAACTAGGATGGGATCACTGGATTGTGGCTCCTCACAGGTACAATCCCAAATTTTGCAGGGGTGACTGTCCTAGAATTCTTCACTATGGTTACCACTCTCCAAATCATGCAATAGTGCAAAATTTTATCAATGAAATTGTTGACAAAAATGTTCCCCGTCCATCTTGTGTGCCTTTGAAATACAGCCCAATTAGTGTCCTATTGAAGGAGCAAAATGATCACATTGTGTACAAGGAATACAAGGACATGATTGCAATGTCTTGTATGTGCAAATAG